The following proteins are co-located in the Triticum aestivum cultivar Chinese Spring chromosome 1A, IWGSC CS RefSeq v2.1, whole genome shotgun sequence genome:
- the LOC123052416 gene encoding protein ENL encodes MAVVQAASVLGSFPFRAAVVALCVLLLPLLPSPRVPAAGEGDGGGGGGGGQAFLAKVWELLHLLFVGIAVSYGLFSRRNDGGGRVEKDAAAAAGKADARYVSRMFQGDLVFDDDGDDGVPDSPAGGGARSWSALHYPEEPVVMVAAGGGGRSHTAAQQAPLSLPVRALRPQDSGAPGHGNGESRAQPRAHDTVLPSPIPWRSRSGRFDAPPTPSSPAPSPKRLSPASSMSDETLAKASEEHATVPKRRSTYKSSISSLPPPPPPPPPPFLVHSYHPAADRRTTAAKSFKEELQDHSTRGRGDHDHYSQQSSQSFNSSSTYTNSSPATPRSSFDGSSSSPSSPSVGRSVRTIRPREGIQPKIQEVTDEDEAGNAPDSSHGSEEPYGYREYQAVPRFQYERRSSDPILGIVAVSSDETESSDDDEDGVDAYSTRTNSPRESPPTPEVDENEVDKKAEEFIARFREQIRLQRIASIKKSAGPRGLKHGK; translated from the coding sequence ATGGCCGTGGTGCAGGCGGCGTCGGTGCTCGGGAGCTTCCCGTTCAGGGCGGCCGTGGTCGCGCTCTGCGTgctgctgctcccgctcctcccgtCGCCACGGGTGCCTGCGGCGGGGgagggggacggcggcggcggcgggggcgggggccagGCGTTCTTGGCCAAGGTGTGGGAGCTGCTGCACCTGCTCTTCGTCGGGATCGCCGTGTCCTACGGGCTCTTCAGCCGGAGGAATGACGGTGGGGGGCGGgtcgagaaggatgctgccgcggCGGCCGGGAAGGCGGACGCGAGGTACGTCTCGCGGATGTTCCAGGGCGACCTCGTGTTCGACGATGATGGCGACGACGGCGTGCCCGACAGCCCcgctggcggcggggcgcggtccTGGAGCGCGCTGCACTATCCTGAGGAGCCTGTGGTCATGGTGGCGGCAGGCGGGGGCGGGCGGAGCCACACCGCGGCCCAGCAGGCGCCACTGTCGCTGCCCGTCcgggccctgaggccgcaggactCCGGCGCGCCGGGACACGGCAACGGCGAGTCGCGTGCGCAGCCACGCGCCCATGACACCGTGCTCCCTTCGCCGATCCCGTGGCGGTCACGGTCCGGGAGGTTCGACGCGCCACCGACTCCGAGCAGCCCCGCACCGTCGCCGAAGAGGCTCTCGCCCGCGTCGTCCATGTCCGACGAGACACTGGCCAAGGCCAGCGAGGAGCACGCCACCGTCCCCAAGCGGAGGAGCACGTATAAGTCTTCCATTTCCTCCCtaccgcccccgccgcctccgccacccccGCCGTTCCTTGTCCACAGTTACCACCCTGCGGCCGACCGCCGGACCACTGCGGCGAAGAGCTTCAAGGAGGAGCTGCAGGATCACAGCACAAGAGGCAGAGGAGACCACGACCATTACTCGCAGCAGAGTTCGCAGAGCTTCAACAGTTCATCTACTTACACCAACTCCTCGCCGGCGACGCCAAGAAGCTCTTTCGatggctcctcctcgtcgccgtcatcgCCGTCAGTCGGTAGATCAGTGAGAACAATCAGGCCAAGAGAAGGGATCCAACCCAAAATCCAAGAAGTGACCGACGAAGACGAAGCCGGCAATGCACCGGATAGCTCGCATGGATCAGAAGAGCCATATGGATACAGAGAGTACCAAGCCGTCCCAAGGTTCCAGTACGAGAGGAGGAGCAGCGACCCAATCCTGGGCATAGTGGCGGTCTCCTCGGACGAGACCGAgagcagcgacgacgacgaggacggcgtTGACGCCTACTCCACGAGGACGAACTCGCCGAGGGAGTCGCCGCCGACGCCGGAGGTGGACGAGAACGAGGTGGACAAGAAGGCGGAGGAGTTCATCGCAAGGTTCAGAGAGCAGATCAGGCTGCAGAGGATCGCGTCCATCAAGAAGTCTGCCGGACCCCGCGGCCTCAAGCACGGCAAGTAG